The Cytophagales bacterium genomic sequence TTGGGATCATTGTGAATTGTTTGAATTTATAATATAATATCACGAACCATATACGTAAACAAAATATTCTAATCCTAATGAACAATAATTTCAGAATCCTAATCATAATTTTGAGTTTATAGTTATTTTTTCACTAATATGACTTACCACGACTACATTGGTACTTATTGCTTTACAAAAACAACAACAATCGTATGCCCGGTTATCCAATTACTTAACTTACCTATCAATTTCTCATAGAAATGGTGTGTTATCAAATATACCATTTTGCCTAACAGACCTGTTTTTTTTATCAAACGAAACATTTGCGTATTATAGTAATATTTATAATGATAAGGTTGCAAGGGTTCCATATATATTCCGATTAACTTTAGCGGGAAAAATTTTTGAAGATTGCTCAAAGCAGTTTTATTCCATAATCTCATATGATGTGGTGGCATATTCAAAATATTTTCTTTATCGTATTTTATAAAAGAATCATTGTTAGGTACGCTAATGATCAAATTTCCTCCCTTCTTCAAGGCAGCTAAAGACGATTTTAAAAAACTTCCGGCATATGGTATGTGTTCTAATACCTGAAAAGCACAAACAGTGTCATATATTTCTGTATTCTTTTGAGCATGTTGCTGAATAGTTTCATTTAGAATTTCCAGACCATGATATTTGGCAACTTTAATAGCTTTTTCATTGATCTCAAGGCCTGCACAATCCACCATTTTGCTTTGATTTAAATCTTTTAAAAAATTTCCTTCTCCACATCCAATTTCTAAGACTTTGCTCTTTATATTTATAAATTTTCTCGCTAATTCATGTTCCCACTTCCATATTATATAATACCAGTCAAATTGTTGTAAGGTCTCATAAAATTTGGTATCTCCGGTTAAATTAAACGGGTAATAAAATTTATAACCTGTATCTATACATTGATATATGCTGATAGTATCTGTATCACAATAATACGCTCTTACATCTAAGTTTAAACTTTTCTTATAAATATCAATAATTGCTTGAGCATTAATTTGCTTTTCCAGTTTAACATTTTTTGATAATGTAATCGGACTTTTTATAATATCAGACACTTATTAAATATTTCTTAATGAAATTAAGTTCTATATAAAGAAGGATTATCCAGATATTTTTTTAAAACAAACCCATCTTCAATCTCAAACTCTTTAACACATAGGTACCCTTTATCAAATAGCAAATCTCTAACTTTTTCCTTGTTTTTACCGCTTTTTTGTTCATTGTGTTCTACCGTTAAAGCAATAGGTGTAAATTCATCAAAAGGAAAAGATTTAAGTATTAATAATTCAGCTCCCTCTATATCCATATCTAAATAATGAATTATGTTAGGCGTTTTATTTTCTCTTAAAATATGGCCTAATAATTTAGTTCTGAATTGCTTAACCTTTTTTACAGGACTATTATTGTCCAAATAATCTTTAATGCCTGAATCCCAACCTGATAAAACAAACTCAACTTTTTTTCCCGCACAATTTGCTATACATGCCTGAATGAATAATGTTTTCCTTTCCTTCTTCCACATCCGTTTTATGTTTATAGCATCTATTGAAATACCATCCCACTTATACTGTTTTTCCAGAATATAGGTATTATTTATTAATTTCGGATGATAGGCTCCTACATCTACAAAAAAGCCGTATTCCATGCCTTTAAAAACTTCTTCTATAATCCATTTGTCCTGACCAAACTGGCTTGTATACTCCATTGTATTTTCTCAATATTTTTAAGTTCGCATTGATTAATATTCTTTTATTTTTTGTGGCAATCCAATTCTAAAATTATTATAATATAAAGTGCTAAAAAGCTTTTTATTTTTAGAAAGACTTTCATCAAACAATCTCTTTTTTTCTTCATTTTTATAAAGCCATTTACTTCCGCCATTATATCTTGAAATATGTGGGATAAAAGTAAAAGCAATTTTGTAACCTTTTTGTTTTGCTCTCATACAAAATTCATGATCATCATATCCAAGTGGAGCAAAATCTTCGTTAAAATATCCAATATCATTAATTAATTCTTTTGTAATTATAAAAGGAGACCTTATTGTTACATCAACTTCATATATTTTTGATTTAGAAATATTTTTAATAATGTTAATATTTTTATTGTATGTTTTTTTTATAATTTGTTTATTTATAAAATTAATTATTCTATTAAACTGTTGTAGAATATAAGAATTACCATTCCAAAA encodes the following:
- a CDS encoding class I SAM-dependent methyltransferase → MSDIIKSPITLSKNVKLEKQINAQAIIDIYKKSLNLDVRAYYCDTDTISIYQCIDTGYKFYYPFNLTGDTKFYETLQQFDWYYIIWKWEHELARKFINIKSKVLEIGCGEGNFLKDLNQSKMVDCAGLEINEKAIKVAKYHGLEILNETIQQHAQKNTEIYDTVCAFQVLEHIPYAGSFLKSSLAALKKGGNLIISVPNNDSFIKYDKENILNMPPHHMRLWNKTALSNLQKFFPLKLIGIYMEPLQPYHYKYYYNTQMFRLIKKTGLLGKMVYLITHHFYEKLIGKLSNWITGHTIVVVFVKQ
- a CDS encoding FkbM family methyltransferase; this translates as MEYTSQFGQDKWIIEEVFKGMEYGFFVDVGAYHPKLINNTYILEKQYKWDGISIDAINIKRMWKKERKTLFIQACIANCAGKKVEFVLSGWDSGIKDYLDNNSPVKKVKQFRTKLLGHILRENKTPNIIHYLDMDIEGAELLILKSFPFDEFTPIALTVEHNEQKSGKNKEKVRDLLFDKGYLCVKEFEIEDGFVLKKYLDNPSLYRT